The Hymenobacter sp. DG01 sequence TAAGTACCAATGCCCCGGGCCATCGACTCCGTATCGGTGGGCTTGGACGTCATCCAGAGACCGAAGAAGTCGCTCCAGCCTTCACCCATCTGCTCGGCGCTGCGCAGGCAGTTCGGGGCCGAGGCGCCACCCGTCAGGCGGGTAGAGATGCCGTGGCCGTATTCGTGGGCAATAATACCGTTGTCGAAGTCACCGTCGCGGTAGTTAGTGATGCCGCTGGCCGAGAAGGTAACAGCCGTGCCCGCCTGCAGGGCGGTTTTCAGCTTATTGCCATCGGCCTGGGAAATCATAACACCCGGAATCCGGATGCCTACCGTATCGGCAGTGCCACCAAAGGAAACGGCGCCCTGAGTGGCGTTGTTGTTGATGATAACCACCATGCGGGCGCCAGCGGCCTGGGCCTGCTGCACTTTCACGGCAAAGATGCAGTCGCCGCGGTCAACCAGGGCGATGTTGCCTTTCACGGCATCAGCGTTGGTGTAGGTAGCGCAGCCAAACGTAGGCGTAGCAGTACCGTCGTTTACCAGCACCAGATTGCCGGTGATGGGGCCGCTCCGGGACAGGCGACGCGTAAATACACCTTCGGCGGCGGCAATAGGTCCGGCCAGGGTGGCCGGGGCCGTAACACTGGCCGTGGTAATGTTCTGGTCCCACAGATACATCTGCATCCGGGGGTTGCGGCCTTCGGCGGGGGTAGAGAAGTTGGCGTTATTCAGGCTAACCGAGTTGGCGATGAAGGCGTCCTGCGCTTCAGCAAATACGGCGTCGCCGCCCCGGCCCTGGCCGGAGTAGTTAGTGGCCTGGAAGTTACCACTGGCCTCGTTGAAGCCTTTGCGGGCCATCACGTCGTGCATCATGTTGTTCCAGTAGAACAGGTTGATGATGGCCGCGTCGAGGTTGGCGTTGGGAACAGCCGTAACAGCGTTGTTGAAAGGGGCGTCGAAGATTTGGTTGGGCCCGCCTTTTGGGGCGTAGCCCCCGCGCCACAGCTCAGTAGTGGAGTTGTTGCGGTTGTTGCGGTCTTCGTAGGCGTACACGTTGTTGCCGGCCGTGCGCAGGGAGTCGGCGCCGGGCTTCCCGTCCACATCATGCCAGCCGTAGGGCGAAACCGCCGGGTCGGCCGGGTCGGTTACTACTTCCCGGGCGCCGTGGTTGGGGCTTTCCACCGTAATGGGCCACACATTGTAGCTGTTGCCAGCCGTGGGGCGAGCAGCCGGGGCCGGCGAGGGGGTAGAAACCAGAGCCATAGGCTCGGTGAGCGGAGCCAGGCTGAACGGCTCGTTAATCACCAGGTCTTGCTGGTCCAGCAGGGCACCCGTGGAGGCATCTACGCGCACGCTCCAGTAGTTGCGGGCGTGCTTGGGGTAAATGGTTACGTCCCATACCAGGCGCAACTCGCCGGTAGGCATGGGCAGGTACATCAGCTTCACCGGAATGGTTTCCAGGGAAATGCCACCCGTTGAGAATTCCAGACCGGCGGCGGGGGTACCTGCTTTTTCAATCTGCAGCCCTTGAGGAGCCGGCAGGCTAAGCGCCCGGGCCGCCGCCGATACGGCCTGCTCCGCCGTGAGGGCGGGCGTGGCCGGGCGGGCCTGGGCGGCCGTGTTGGCGATAAAGCTGCTGTGCAGGGTAGCTACCTTGCCGGTAGCATTCAGGTGCACGTCGGCTACGGCGTTGTAAATTTCTACCCCTTGGTGGCGCTGCCGAAAATATACGTGCGTAATGCCGTTATGCTCATCGGTGAAGGAGTTGGTTACCACCGGGTCCGCCACGTCAGTCGTTTTCAGACCAAGAGCGGAAGTACGTGCTTTCAGGGCATTGCGGGCTTGGTCAAGCAGCACCGATGACTGTGCTGCCGCCAGGCCCGGTACGGCCAGAAGCGCGGCCGCGGCCAATGCCCGTGCTGAAGGAGTAAAGGTTGACTTCATCAAGAAGGGGTAGAGAGGTAAGTGAATGTGTAAGCAGAAGGAACGGGCCACCTGAGTAGGTGGCCCGTTCAAATCTACACAACAAAATGCTTATTTCACGCGAGTGTTTTTAAGTAAATGCCAAGCTTTATTGACAGGCTCGCATTTACCGGGCCTGGTTACTGTGTAGTTGTCCAGCCTAACTTGCTGATAAAGTCCCACAGAACTACCCCGGCGGCCACGCTTACATTCAGGCTGTGCTTGGTGCCAAACTGCGGAATTTCCACGGCCGCGTCGCAGAGGGCCAGCACCTCGTCGTCCACTCCAAACACCTCGTTGCCCATCACCAGCGCGTAGGGCCGGCCGGTTTCGGGCCGGAAGGAGGGTAGGGGCTGGCTGTCAGTGGTCTGCTCCACGGCCACCACCACGTAGCCCGCCGCTTTCAGCTGCTCAATAGCGGCCGTGGTAGTAGGCGCGTACTCCCACGTTACCGACT is a genomic window containing:
- a CDS encoding T9SS-dependent M36 family metallopeptidase — its product is MKSTFTPSARALAAAALLAVPGLAAAQSSVLLDQARNALKARTSALGLKTTDVADPVVTNSFTDEHNGITHVYFRQRHQGVEIYNAVADVHLNATGKVATLHSSFIANTAAQARPATPALTAEQAVSAAARALSLPAPQGLQIEKAGTPAAGLEFSTGGISLETIPVKLMYLPMPTGELRLVWDVTIYPKHARNYWSVRVDASTGALLDQQDLVINEPFSLAPLTEPMALVSTPSPAPAARPTAGNSYNVWPITVESPNHGAREVVTDPADPAVSPYGWHDVDGKPGADSLRTAGNNVYAYEDRNNRNNSTTELWRGGYAPKGGPNQIFDAPFNNAVTAVPNANLDAAIINLFYWNNMMHDVMARKGFNEASGNFQATNYSGQGRGGDAVFAEAQDAFIANSVSLNNANFSTPAEGRNPRMQMYLWDQNITTASVTAPATLAGPIAAAEGVFTRRLSRSGPITGNLVLVNDGTATPTFGCATYTNADAVKGNIALVDRGDCIFAVKVQQAQAAGARMVVIINNNATQGAVSFGGTADTVGIRIPGVMISQADGNKLKTALQAGTAVTFSASGITNYRDGDFDNGIIAHEYGHGISTRLTGGASAPNCLRSAEQMGEGWSDFFGLWMTSKPTDTESMARGIGTYAKLQEISGPGIRPTRYSTNMTTNPSTYAYVGKTVNGSDYTAEHAIGYVWASMLWDLNWALINKYGYNPDLRGSTGGNNIALQLVMDGLKLQACNPGFVDGRNAILKADSLNNKAANSALIWRVFARRGLGFSAKQGSSNLLNDQTAAFDLPSTVTSSRQALSEKLLEVAPNPANGQVRVRTQISSASPVQVELVSILGQRVRVQQVAAARLLDGVNIDTADLTGGVYVVRLTTSEGTITKKVVVQH
- a CDS encoding RNA methyltransferase, with amino-acid sequence MRKLSMEELNRLTVADFKNTRKFPLTLVLDNVRSLHNVGAAFRTADAFAVEKIWLCGITGRPPQREITKTALGSTESVTWEYAPTTTAAIEQLKAAGYVVVAVEQTTDSQPLPSFRPETGRPYALVMGNEVFGVDDEVLALCDAAVEIPQFGTKHSLNVSVAAGVVLWDFISKLGWTTTQ